The genomic window CCACAAATTGGCTGACGCGAATTGGGTCTATTGGTTGCTCTATGCGTCCGTGACGTTTCAGGGAACTGGAAACTATTACACCATCTGCTGACTGCATCAACGTATCAATATTTTCCCAATTGGCCCCACTACCGATGAACACTGGCGTGCCAGATGCTGCATCACAAGCTAGTTCCAAATCTTCTAAGTTAGGAGGGCTACCAGTAGCCCAGCCTGACAAAATCACCCCGTCTGCTAAACCCCTTTCAATGGTGTCTTTCACGGCGACTGTGAGATTTGGAGAACTCAAAGGACGGGCGTGCTTCACCAACACATCGGCCAGGATTTTAACATCAGAGCCTAACTCCCGTCGATAGCGGAGTAGTTGATAGGCTTCTCCCTCAATTAATCCCTGGTCGGTTGCCATTACCCCTGTGAGAACGTTGACACGGATGAATTGCGCTTGTACACAGCTAGCGATCGCCATTGCACTTTTGGCGTCGTTTCGCAAAACATTTAAGCCTATAGGCAAAGGCACCAAATTTTGTATCCGCTGCACCACAATGGTCATGGCACTCACAACCACTGGATCAACTTGGTTTTTGGTAAACGGCGCATCGAAAAAATTCTCCACGATCAGTCCATCAACCCCTCCGCTTGCCAGGGCTGCGGCTTCTTGTTCGGCGCGGTCTATCACCGTTTTTAGGCTACCTCCCCAACGAGGTGAGGTCGGCAGTGGTAGTAGGTGAACCACGCC from Nostoc sp. UHCC 0926 includes these protein-coding regions:
- the btpA gene encoding photosystem I biogenesis protein BtpA; translated protein: MDLYQLFKTRSPIIGVVHLLPLPTSPRWGGSLKTVIDRAEQEAAALASGGVDGLIVENFFDAPFTKNQVDPVVVSAMTIVVQRIQNLVPLPIGLNVLRNDAKSAMAIASCVQAQFIRVNVLTGVMATDQGLIEGEAYQLLRYRRELGSDVKILADVLVKHARPLSSPNLTVAVKDTIERGLADGVILSGWATGSPPNLEDLELACDAASGTPVFIGSGANWENIDTLMQSADGVIVSSSLKRHGRIEQPIDPIRVSQFVEAARRNWNSKGESKSAEQVKLHS